A genomic region of Ewingella sp. CoE-038-23 contains the following coding sequences:
- a CDS encoding CobW family GTP-binding protein, with the protein MTKTNLITGFLGSGKTTTIRHLLAQKPEGEKWAVLVNEFGEIGIDGGLLADSGAVLKEIPGGCMCCVNGLPMQVGLNMLLQQAKPDRLLIEPTGLGHPKQILSLLGSEVYKSWLTLNASLCLLDARNLSDQRTVENENFRDQLAAADIIVANKSDVYSEHDQQALSAWQGQWAAGREVVIAAQGEIDISLLDKPRLNQVQLPDGAHHHSHPAQKGLAALSLPGHQRWRRALNQADGYASCGWIFDQETVFDTTGLLDWVRLAPVDRVKGVMRIKEGTLVVNRQGEDLHIETRPMAPLDSRVELITRNETQWNELQSSLLKIRLS; encoded by the coding sequence ATGACCAAAACCAATCTGATCACCGGCTTTTTGGGTAGCGGAAAGACCACTACCATTCGCCATTTGCTGGCTCAGAAACCTGAGGGGGAAAAGTGGGCAGTATTGGTTAACGAATTTGGTGAAATTGGCATCGACGGCGGCCTGTTGGCAGACAGCGGCGCGGTGCTGAAAGAGATCCCCGGCGGCTGCATGTGTTGTGTCAACGGACTGCCGATGCAGGTAGGCCTGAACATGCTATTGCAGCAGGCAAAACCGGACCGGTTGCTGATCGAACCCACGGGCTTGGGCCATCCGAAGCAGATTTTGTCGCTGCTAGGTTCCGAGGTGTACAAAAGCTGGCTGACCCTCAACGCTTCACTCTGCCTGCTTGATGCGCGCAATCTCAGCGACCAACGCACGGTGGAAAACGAGAATTTCCGCGATCAGCTGGCGGCAGCGGACATCATCGTGGCAAACAAGTCCGACGTTTATAGCGAGCACGACCAACAAGCGCTTAGCGCGTGGCAGGGCCAGTGGGCCGCAGGCCGTGAAGTGGTGATTGCTGCTCAGGGGGAGATTGATATTAGCCTGCTGGACAAGCCGCGTTTAAACCAAGTACAACTACCCGACGGCGCGCACCACCACTCTCACCCTGCACAAAAAGGGTTGGCGGCGCTCAGCCTGCCAGGCCATCAGCGCTGGCGGCGGGCGTTAAATCAGGCTGACGGCTATGCAAGCTGCGGCTGGATTTTCGACCAAGAGACGGTTTTCGACACTACAGGTTTGCTCGACTGGGTGCGCCTAGCGCCGGTAGACCGAGTGAAAGGCGTCATGCGTATTAAGGAAGGCACCTTGGTGGTCAACCGTCAGGGAGAAGATTTGCATATTGAAACTCGCCCGATGGCGCCCTTAGACAGCAGAGTTGAGCTAATTACTCGCAATGAAACCCAGTGGAATGAACTACAATCTTCTTTGTTGAAGATTCGTTTAAGTTAA
- a CDS encoding phosphatase PAP2 family protein, whose translation MWRRNIPSILILNVLGIALFLSYYLPANHGFWFPIDSSIFFYFNQHLATNQTFLHVVAITNNRAFDGISLLAMGLLYFSYYIKRDTAGRRQMILIGFVMLLTAVVLNQLGHLLPVSHKSPSLSFPDVNRVSELTGIPTKDSSGDSFPGDHGMMLLVFTCFMLRYLGKTAFGVALLITVIFSLPRLMIGAHWFTDIAVGSLSVVLVGASWWLMTPASDKLVGWLDRTLPKLRSK comes from the coding sequence ATGTGGCGTCGCAATATCCCCTCTATCCTGATACTGAATGTATTGGGTATTGCTTTGTTTTTATCTTATTACCTGCCCGCGAACCACGGCTTCTGGTTCCCTATCGACTCGTCGATTTTCTTCTATTTCAACCAACATTTGGCGACTAACCAGACCTTCCTGCACGTGGTAGCCATCACCAACAACCGGGCTTTTGATGGTATTTCACTGCTGGCAATGGGCCTGTTGTACTTTTCTTACTATATAAAGAGGGATACCGCCGGACGCCGCCAGATGATTTTGATTGGTTTCGTCATGCTGCTGACCGCCGTAGTGCTTAATCAGCTGGGGCATTTACTGCCCGTCAGTCATAAAAGCCCATCGCTGAGCTTCCCAGATGTGAACCGCGTGAGCGAATTGACCGGCATTCCGACCAAAGACTCTTCGGGCGACAGTTTCCCCGGCGACCACGGGATGATGCTACTGGTGTTCACCTGCTTTATGCTGCGCTACTTGGGTAAAACGGCCTTTGGCGTTGCGCTGCTGATCACCGTCATCTTCTCCCTGCCGCGCCTGATGATCGGCGCACACTGGTTTACCGACATTGCAGTAGGGTCATTGTCCGTGGTGTTGGTGGGAGCAAGTTGGTGGTTGATGACCCCGGCAAGCGACAAATTGGTAGGTTGGTTAGACAGAACATTACCCAAGTTGCGTTCAAAATAA
- the mepS gene encoding bifunctional murein DD-endopeptidase/murein LD-carboxypeptidase, translating to MVKSQPFMRYVLRLIPAIGAAILLSACSGTHSSNTENAQTDMRAVNDKDGLLLQASQDEFEAMVRSVNVKSKIMDQYADWKGVRYRLGGDSKRGIDCSAFVQVTFREQFGMDLPRSTYEQEEKGKKIQRTKLRAGDLVLFRAGSTGRHVGIYLGNDQFVHASTSNGVMISNLNETYWNKRFREARRVLVSGEHS from the coding sequence ATGGTCAAGTCTCAACCGTTTATGAGATATGTTCTGCGGCTGATACCCGCAATTGGCGCGGCAATTCTTCTCTCCGCGTGTAGTGGCACACATTCTTCGAATACAGAAAACGCGCAAACTGATATGCGTGCAGTAAATGACAAAGATGGTCTTCTACTGCAAGCCTCTCAGGATGAATTCGAAGCAATGGTTCGCAGCGTCAACGTAAAATCCAAAATCATGGATCAGTACGCTGACTGGAAAGGCGTTCGTTATCGGTTAGGTGGTGACAGCAAGCGTGGTATCGATTGCTCAGCCTTCGTTCAGGTAACCTTCCGCGAACAATTCGGCATGGACTTACCTCGTTCAACGTATGAACAAGAGGAAAAGGGCAAGAAAATCCAGCGCACGAAATTACGTGCCGGTGATCTGGTTCTGTTCCGTGCAGGCTCTACGGGTCGCCATGTAGGCATTTATTTAGGTAACGATCAGTTTGTTCACGCTTCCACCAGCAACGGTGTGATGATTTCAAACTTAAACGAAACTTACTGGAATAAACGTTTCCGTGAAGCAAGACGAGTTTTAGTTAGTGGTGAACATAGCTAA
- a CDS encoding cyclic di-GMP phosphodiesterase: MGLNSALTHSVLPRRTYLIRSLFAATLLFFIFSAATLYTIAIKNKQQQQQVSDRTVEYSKAYLQNLTATMKRLSQLPEKNCDMATDQLSRDAALTLGVRDFLLVREGRVYCSSATGEMSLSVQDFFSGLDWRKPLDIQLEQGTSFIPNRPVIAVWYRNPDVSDSGILATIELTLSPYMLFAQTDEGYHGFALIVGDRALTSIGSSLMAVKDLPHSHYSEIKIDDYPFTLRLYAPQLTGENIRFTLLASLLLSLMVGALIYFTLISRHSPEREVLLGLKHNQFFVEYQPVMETQTLKVAGIEALMRWQHPVEGRIPPDIFINFAESQGLIEALTRRVMQLAAADAHRLMQVMPPKAKFGINISPHHMKKSSFRDDVMDFLFAMPKDYFQVVFEITERGMVDNESAMREFNWLRQQGIEIAIDDFGTGHSALIYLEKFTLDYLKIDRGFVMSIDQNTLIAPVLDTVLKLTEELNLKTIAEGVETVQQAKYLRKHGVSLLQGYLYSKPLPVDEIIDYTRQVNGGLLSPEK, translated from the coding sequence ATGGGGTTGAATTCGGCTCTCACCCATAGTGTTTTACCCAGACGTACTTATCTTATTCGAAGCCTATTTGCCGCCACCCTGCTCTTTTTCATTTTCTCTGCCGCAACGCTCTACACCATTGCGATAAAAAATAAACAGCAACAACAGCAAGTCAGCGATCGCACCGTAGAGTACAGCAAAGCGTATTTGCAAAATCTCACCGCAACCATGAAACGCCTTAGTCAGTTGCCAGAGAAAAACTGTGACATGGCAACCGATCAGCTAAGCCGCGACGCGGCCCTTACCCTTGGGGTTCGCGATTTCCTGCTGGTCCGTGAAGGCAGGGTCTACTGCTCGTCGGCGACCGGCGAAATGTCTCTGTCTGTGCAAGACTTTTTCTCCGGACTCGACTGGCGCAAGCCGCTGGATATTCAGCTTGAGCAAGGCACCAGTTTCATTCCAAACCGGCCGGTGATTGCCGTCTGGTATCGCAACCCTGACGTCAGCGACAGCGGCATTTTGGCCACCATTGAGCTGACGCTTTCTCCTTATATGCTGTTTGCCCAAACCGACGAAGGCTACCACGGCTTTGCACTGATAGTCGGCGACCGGGCGCTGACCTCCATCGGCAGCTCGCTGATGGCGGTAAAAGATCTGCCCCATAGCCACTATTCTGAAATCAAAATCGATGACTATCCTTTCACTCTGCGCCTCTACGCGCCGCAGCTGACGGGTGAAAACATCCGCTTTACCCTGCTTGCCAGCCTGCTGCTGAGTTTGATGGTCGGCGCACTGATCTATTTCACCCTGATAAGCCGCCACAGCCCGGAGCGCGAAGTGCTGCTTGGCCTGAAGCACAACCAATTCTTTGTGGAATATCAGCCGGTGATGGAGACCCAAACCTTGAAAGTGGCGGGTATTGAAGCCCTGATGCGCTGGCAGCACCCGGTGGAGGGGCGCATTCCGCCGGACATCTTTATCAATTTTGCCGAGTCTCAGGGATTGATCGAGGCGTTGACCCGTCGCGTGATGCAGCTGGCAGCCGCCGATGCCCATCGCCTGATGCAGGTCATGCCGCCAAAAGCCAAATTCGGCATCAATATTTCACCGCATCACATGAAAAAAAGCAGCTTCCGCGATGACGTGATGGACTTCCTGTTCGCCATGCCAAAAGACTATTTTCAGGTGGTGTTTGAAATTACTGAACGCGGCATGGTGGATAACGAAAGCGCCATGCGGGAATTCAACTGGCTGCGTCAGCAAGGCATTGAAATCGCGATTGATGACTTCGGAACCGGCCACAGCGCGTTGATCTATCTGGAGAAATTCACGCTGGATTACCTGAAAATCGATCGCGGCTTTGTGATGTCTATCGACCAAAACACCCTGATCGCCCCGGTGCTGGACACCGTGCTGAAACTGACCGAAGAGTTAAACCTGAAAACTATCGCTGAAGGGGTAGAAACGGTTCAACAGGCCAAATACCTGCGTAAACACGGCGTCAGCCTGCTTCAAGGCTACCTCTACAGCAAGCCGCTGCCGGTGGATGAAATCATCGATTACACTCGCCAAGTGAACGGCGGATTGCTCTCCCCTGAAAAGTAA
- a CDS encoding extracellular solute-binding protein gives MFSRLITAALFSALSLCAQAEVIQDSYAFSVLGEPKYFSNFSNFDYVNPAAPKGGTIRLAAIGTYDNFNRYASRGNPAVRSDTLYDSLFTTSSDEIGSYYPLVADSARYDSNFRWVEVDINPRARFHDGSAITASDVAFTFSKFMTEGVPQFRVVYKGAEVKAISRLTVRIVLPRPDKDMMLGLLGLPILPQKFWEKHKFNEPLSTPPLSSGPYRISDYKLGQFVTYSRVPDYWAANLPVNRGRYNFDTIRYDYYLDDSIALEAFKSGAFDFRMEASPKNWATQYKGANFSKNYIVKQDDQNQAAQDTRWLAFNIQRPQFSDRRVREALTLAFDFEWMNKALYFGSWQRANSYFQNTEYSASNYPNSAELAWLAPLKGQIPNEVFSKLYHPPSSDGSGNDRSNLLKATELLKQAGWEVRNQQLVNAKTGKPFTFELLLPGGANTQYALPFQHNLARLGIKMTLREVDNSQFIRRIRQRDFDMVPSVYSAMPYPSPDLQIIWNSKYIDSSYNRPGVKDPAVDKLTDEIAANQGKQDALLALGHALDRVLTWNMYMIPMWYNNHQRYAYWDKFSMPSIQPMNGLEMDTWWYDFNRANRLPAERR, from the coding sequence ATGTTTTCGCGACTCATCACAGCAGCTTTATTTTCCGCGCTGAGCCTTTGCGCTCAGGCCGAAGTCATTCAGGACAGCTACGCCTTCTCCGTTCTGGGTGAACCTAAATATTTTTCCAACTTCAGCAACTTCGATTACGTCAATCCGGCTGCGCCGAAAGGCGGCACTATTCGCCTGGCGGCCATTGGCACCTATGACAATTTCAACCGCTACGCCTCGCGCGGCAACCCGGCGGTGCGCAGCGACACCCTTTACGACAGCCTGTTTACCACCTCTAGCGACGAAATCGGCAGCTATTATCCGCTGGTTGCCGACTCCGCGCGCTATGACAGTAACTTCCGCTGGGTCGAAGTCGATATTAACCCACGCGCCCGTTTCCACGACGGCAGCGCCATCACCGCCAGCGACGTGGCGTTCACCTTCAGCAAATTTATGACCGAGGGCGTGCCGCAGTTCCGCGTGGTGTACAAAGGCGCCGAGGTGAAAGCCATTTCACGCCTGACGGTGCGGATCGTCCTGCCGCGCCCGGACAAAGATATGATGCTCGGCCTGCTCGGCTTGCCTATCCTGCCGCAGAAGTTTTGGGAAAAGCATAAGTTTAACGAGCCGCTTTCTACTCCGCCGTTGAGCAGCGGCCCTTATCGCATCAGTGATTACAAACTGGGACAGTTCGTCACCTACTCCCGCGTGCCGGACTACTGGGCGGCCAATTTGCCGGTCAACCGCGGGCGCTATAATTTCGACACTATTCGCTACGACTACTACCTCGACGACAGCATTGCGCTGGAAGCTTTTAAATCCGGCGCTTTCGACTTCCGAATGGAGGCTTCGCCAAAGAACTGGGCGACGCAATATAAAGGCGCCAACTTCAGCAAAAACTACATTGTGAAGCAGGATGACCAGAATCAGGCCGCGCAGGACACCCGCTGGCTGGCCTTCAATATTCAGCGCCCGCAGTTTAGCGATCGTCGGGTGCGCGAGGCGCTAACCCTGGCCTTTGATTTCGAATGGATGAATAAGGCGCTCTACTTCGGCTCGTGGCAGCGCGCTAACAGCTATTTCCAAAATACCGAGTACAGCGCCAGCAACTACCCTAACTCCGCCGAGCTGGCGTGGCTGGCTCCGCTGAAGGGGCAGATTCCCAACGAGGTCTTTAGCAAGCTTTATCACCCACCTAGCTCCGACGGCAGTGGTAATGACCGCAGCAACCTGCTGAAAGCCACTGAGCTGTTAAAACAGGCGGGCTGGGAAGTCAGAAACCAGCAGTTGGTTAACGCCAAGACCGGCAAGCCATTCACCTTTGAATTGCTGCTGCCGGGCGGCGCGAATACCCAGTATGCCCTGCCCTTCCAGCACAATTTGGCGCGTTTAGGTATCAAAATGACCCTGCGCGAAGTCGATAATTCACAGTTTATTCGCCGTATTCGCCAACGGGATTTCGACATGGTGCCGAGCGTTTACAGCGCGATGCCCTACCCCAGCCCTGACCTGCAAATTATCTGGAACAGCAAATACATTGATTCAAGTTATAACCGCCCCGGCGTGAAAGACCCGGCGGTCGATAAGCTGACAGACGAGATAGCCGCCAACCAAGGCAAGCAGGACGCCCTGCTGGCTCTGGGACACGCGCTGGACCGCGTACTGACGTGGAACATGTATATGATCCCCATGTGGTACAACAACCACCAGCGCTACGCCTACTGGGACAAATTCTCCATGCCATCCATTCAGCCGATGAATGGGCTGGAGATGGACACTTGGTGGTATGACTTTAACCGCGCTAACCGTTTACCGGCAGAGCGGCGCTAA
- a CDS encoding microcin C ABC transporter permease YejB gives MTSYILRRLLLIIPTLWAIITINFFIVQIAPGGPVDQAIAAIQMGKSSGIPGSGGGSDLGKASPGVGQVGDSQYRGARGLDPEVIAEITHRFGFDKPLHERYFDMLWSYVRFDFGDSLFRGSSVMQLVRDSLPVSVSLGLWSTLIIYLVSIPLGIRKAVKNGTAFDNWSSSLIIIGYAVPSFLFAILLIVLFTGGSYLDWFPLRGLTSPNFDLLPWYGKVTDYLWHITLPVLATVIGGFATLTMLTKNSFMDEIRKQYVVTARAKGLSEKKILYRHVFRNAMLLVIAGFPATFISMFFTGSLLIEVMFSLQGLGLLGYDAIVSRDFPVMFGTLYIFTLIGLLLNIISDITYTLVDPRIDFEARQ, from the coding sequence GTGACATCCTACATCCTGCGCCGCCTGCTGCTGATCATTCCCACCCTGTGGGCGATCATCACCATCAACTTCTTCATTGTGCAAATCGCCCCCGGCGGCCCGGTCGATCAGGCTATTGCCGCCATTCAAATGGGTAAAAGCAGTGGCATCCCCGGCAGCGGCGGTGGCAGCGATCTCGGCAAAGCCTCGCCTGGCGTGGGCCAAGTAGGCGACAGCCAGTATCGCGGCGCGCGCGGGCTGGACCCGGAAGTCATCGCCGAAATTACTCACCGTTTTGGCTTCGACAAGCCGCTGCATGAGCGCTATTTCGACATGCTGTGGAGCTATGTGCGCTTTGATTTCGGCGACAGTCTGTTTCGCGGTTCCAGCGTCATGCAGTTGGTCAGGGACAGCCTGCCGGTGTCGGTCAGCCTTGGCCTGTGGAGTACGCTGATCATCTATCTGGTGTCGATTCCGCTGGGCATTCGCAAAGCGGTGAAAAACGGCACGGCTTTTGATAATTGGAGCAGTTCGCTGATCATCATTGGCTACGCCGTGCCCTCTTTCCTGTTCGCCATTCTGCTGATCGTGCTGTTTACCGGCGGCAGCTACCTCGACTGGTTCCCGCTGCGCGGCCTGACCTCGCCCAATTTCGACCTGCTTCCGTGGTATGGCAAAGTGACCGACTACCTCTGGCACATCACGCTGCCGGTGCTGGCGACGGTGATTGGCGGTTTCGCCACCCTCACCATGCTGACTAAAAACTCCTTTATGGATGAGATCCGCAAGCAGTACGTGGTGACGGCGCGGGCCAAGGGGCTGAGTGAGAAGAAAATTCTTTACCGCCACGTGTTCCGCAACGCCATGCTGCTGGTGATCGCCGGGTTCCCGGCCACCTTTATCAGCATGTTTTTTACCGGCTCACTGCTGATTGAAGTGATGTTCTCCCTGCAAGGGCTGGGGCTGCTGGGTTATGACGCTATTGTCTCCCGCGACTTCCCGGTGATGTTCGGCACCCTGTACATCTTCACCCTCATCGGCCTGTTGCTGAACATTATTAGCGATATCACTTACACGCTGGTTGACCCCCGCATCGACTTTGAGGCCCGCCAATAA
- a CDS encoding ABC transporter permease: protein MTLSPLNQARWARFRANKRGYWSLWIFLTLFILSLLSNILANDKPLLASYQGQLTVPFLFDYSETTFGGELQTPTDYQDPFVVGQIEKHGWAIWAPIRRSFNSINFATDQTFPSPPSADNWLGTDGDGHDVLAQLLYGLRISLFFGITLTVLSSLIGVLVGATQGYYGGRIDLLGQRLIEVWSGMPTLFLIIMLSSVVQPNFWWLLLISVLSGWMILVGVVRAEFLRTRNFDYIRAAQAMGVSDRMIMLRHMLPNAMVATLTYMPFILCGSITTLTSLDFLGFGLPPGSPSLGNLLLAGKNNLQAPWLGISAFVALALLLSLLIFIGEAVRDAFDPSSKPQPVSTKGR from the coding sequence ATGACGCTAAGCCCTCTGAATCAGGCGAGATGGGCGCGTTTTCGCGCCAATAAACGCGGCTACTGGTCGCTGTGGATTTTCCTCACGCTGTTTATCCTTTCGCTACTTTCTAACATTCTTGCCAATGATAAACCCCTGCTGGCGAGCTATCAGGGCCAGCTGACGGTGCCGTTTTTGTTTGATTACAGCGAAACCACTTTTGGCGGCGAGCTGCAAACCCCGACCGACTACCAAGACCCCTTTGTGGTTGGGCAAATCGAGAAACACGGCTGGGCAATCTGGGCGCCTATTCGCCGCAGCTTTAACTCGATTAATTTCGCCACCGATCAAACTTTCCCTTCGCCGCCTTCTGCCGACAACTGGCTGGGTACCGACGGCGACGGCCATGACGTGTTGGCGCAACTACTGTACGGCCTGCGTATTTCGCTGTTTTTCGGTATCACGCTGACTGTACTTTCCTCGCTGATTGGCGTGCTGGTTGGCGCGACCCAGGGCTACTACGGCGGGCGCATTGACCTGCTCGGCCAGCGGCTGATTGAAGTCTGGTCGGGGATGCCGACGCTATTTTTAATCATCATGCTGTCGAGCGTGGTGCAGCCGAACTTCTGGTGGCTGCTGCTGATTAGCGTGCTCTCCGGCTGGATGATTCTGGTTGGCGTGGTGCGCGCCGAGTTTTTACGCACTCGCAACTTCGACTATATCCGCGCCGCGCAGGCGATGGGGGTCAGTGACCGGATGATCATGCTGCGCCACATGCTGCCGAACGCCATGGTGGCGACGCTGACCTATATGCCCTTTATCCTCTGCGGCTCGATAACGACCCTCACTTCGCTGGATTTCCTCGGCTTTGGCCTGCCGCCGGGGTCGCCGTCGCTGGGTAATTTGCTGCTGGCCGGGAAGAATAATTTGCAGGCCCCGTGGCTCGGCATCAGCGCCTTTGTCGCTCTGGCCCTGCTGCTTTCACTGCTGATCTTTATCGGCGAAGCCGTGCGCGATGCCTTTGACCCGTCGTCAAAGCCGCAGCCAGTCTCTACTAAGGGCCGCTGA
- the yejF gene encoding microcin C ABC transporter ATP-binding protein YejF, producing MSHSALLDIQNLSAAFELGDTSRQVISQVSLKVDQGETLALVGESGSGKSVTALSVLRLLPNVTYPEGDILFAGQSLLNASESTLRKVRGNQIAMIFQEPMVSLNPLHNIEKQLAEVLSLHRGMGREAARGEIISCLDRVGIRQAKSRLGDFPHQLSGGERQRVMIAMAVLTQPKLLIADEPTTALDVSVQAQILKLLNELKQELNMGMLFITHNLNIVRQLADNVAVMQHGKVVETQPRALLFSQPHHPYTQRLLQAEPQGRPRPLDSTQPVLLEVKDLSVTFSRKRGLLRRTVSSKQAVNKLSFSLRRGESIGVVGESGSGKSTTGLALLRLISSQGEILLGGKPLHQFTRRQMLPFRSRMQVVFQDPFSALNPRFTVEQIIAEGLLVHGKLDANQRQQRVIKVMQEVGLDAETRHRYPAEFSGGQRQRIAIARALVLEPEILILDEPTSSLDKSVQAQILAILSELQLRLGLSYLFISHDLRVVRSLCHQLIVLRDGEVVEQGDCEAIFRAPAHPYTQELLSLSTLED from the coding sequence ATGAGTCATTCTGCTTTATTAGATATTCAAAACCTCAGCGCGGCCTTCGAGCTAGGCGACACCTCGCGTCAGGTGATAAGCCAAGTTTCGCTGAAGGTTGATCAAGGGGAAACGCTGGCGCTGGTTGGCGAGTCCGGCTCTGGGAAAAGCGTCACCGCGCTGTCGGTGCTGCGCCTGCTGCCTAACGTGACCTATCCCGAGGGAGACATTCTGTTTGCCGGCCAGTCGCTGCTCAATGCCAGTGAAAGCACCCTGCGCAAAGTGCGCGGCAACCAGATTGCGATGATTTTTCAGGAGCCGATGGTTTCACTGAACCCTCTGCACAATATTGAAAAGCAGCTGGCGGAAGTGCTCTCTTTGCACCGGGGAATGGGCCGCGAAGCCGCGCGCGGCGAGATAATCAGCTGTCTCGACCGCGTGGGGATCCGCCAGGCGAAATCTCGCTTAGGGGATTTCCCCCACCAGCTTTCCGGCGGCGAACGCCAGAGGGTGATGATTGCCATGGCGGTGCTCACCCAGCCCAAGCTGCTGATCGCCGATGAGCCGACCACCGCGCTGGACGTCTCGGTGCAGGCGCAGATCCTCAAACTGCTCAACGAACTGAAGCAAGAGCTGAATATGGGGATGCTGTTTATCACCCATAACCTGAACATTGTGCGCCAGCTGGCAGATAACGTGGCGGTGATGCAGCACGGCAAGGTGGTGGAAACCCAGCCGCGCGCCCTGCTCTTCAGCCAGCCGCACCACCCTTACACCCAGCGCCTGCTGCAAGCGGAGCCGCAGGGTCGCCCACGGCCGCTGGATAGCACCCAACCGGTTCTGTTGGAAGTCAAAGACCTTAGCGTGACCTTTTCCCGTAAACGCGGCTTACTGCGCCGCACCGTTAGCAGCAAGCAGGCGGTGAATAAACTGAGTTTCAGCCTGCGTCGCGGGGAAAGTATTGGCGTGGTGGGGGAATCTGGCTCAGGGAAAAGCACCACCGGGCTGGCCCTGCTGCGCCTCATTAGCTCGCAAGGGGAGATCCTGCTCGGCGGCAAGCCGCTGCATCAGTTCACTCGCCGCCAGATGCTGCCTTTTAGAAGCCGGATGCAGGTGGTGTTTCAGGACCCCTTCTCGGCGCTGAACCCGCGCTTTACCGTGGAGCAGATTATCGCCGAAGGATTATTAGTTCACGGCAAGCTCGACGCCAATCAGCGCCAACAGCGGGTGATTAAGGTGATGCAAGAGGTGGGGCTGGACGCCGAAACGCGTCATCGCTATCCGGCAGAGTTCTCCGGCGGGCAGCGCCAGCGCATTGCTATCGCCCGCGCGCTGGTGCTCGAGCCGGAAATCTTAATTCTTGATGAGCCAACGTCGTCGCTGGATAAATCGGTACAGGCGCAAATTCTGGCCATTCTCAGCGAGCTGCAACTGCGCCTCGGCCTGTCTTATCTGTTTATCAGCCACGACCTGCGGGTGGTGCGCTCGCTGTGCCACCAACTGATCGTGCTGCGGGACGGGGAAGTCGTGGAACAAGGAGATTGCGAGGCGATTTTCCGTGCGCCAGCACACCCCTATACGCAGGAGTTGCTGTCACTGTCGACCTTAGAAGATTGA
- a CDS encoding YejG family protein has protein sequence MNNIQLSVVHRLPQSYRWLTGFDGIKVEPIPLPGSEEGSNLIGLKLLSHEGEVAWQVMHHLTECLQEIQVESSVVECDGQPCLFVKRDDESATLCRLKNTGAAIAETVSALYPF, from the coding sequence GTGAATAATATCCAACTTTCGGTAGTACATCGTTTGCCGCAAAGTTACCGTTGGTTAACGGGTTTTGACGGCATCAAGGTTGAACCGATTCCGCTACCGGGTAGCGAAGAGGGCAGCAACCTGATTGGACTGAAGCTACTGAGCCACGAAGGCGAGGTGGCGTGGCAGGTTATGCACCATCTGACCGAATGCTTGCAGGAGATTCAGGTGGAAAGCTCTGTCGTCGAGTGCGACGGCCAGCCCTGCCTGTTTGTAAAACGCGACGATGAAAGCGCCACCCTCTGCCGACTGAAAAATACCGGCGCGGCTATCGCTGAAACTGTCTCCGCGCTTTACCCTTTCTGA
- a CDS encoding sorbitol dehydrogenase family protein — protein MDNDPSMIDNNAPENGTGFSRRDLIKGLTSAMVATTLLGFPFLTQAEKATAEASPVIFGQFYLVSQAVTEHKNLSEGASAQIFNALFRGQPDFPLQVSKLHALVNSNQTAKELQALAKQQGLGDLVTNIVTAWYTGSVGHGTDSILISYKDALMYRPVSDGLIVPTYCGNGPLWFTAAPPAAAMPEAMSADRFGPATDTNQVSKS, from the coding sequence ATGGATAATGATCCGTCAATGATTGATAACAATGCGCCCGAAAATGGTACCGGTTTCAGTCGCCGTGACCTGATTAAAGGGCTCACCTCTGCGATGGTGGCCACCACCTTACTCGGTTTTCCGTTCCTGACTCAGGCGGAAAAAGCCACGGCAGAAGCCTCCCCGGTAATTTTTGGTCAGTTCTACCTTGTCTCTCAAGCCGTCACTGAGCATAAGAATCTCAGCGAAGGGGCCTCAGCCCAAATTTTCAACGCGCTGTTCCGCGGACAGCCCGACTTCCCTTTGCAGGTCAGTAAGCTACATGCTCTGGTTAACAGCAATCAGACAGCAAAAGAGCTGCAAGCGTTAGCCAAACAGCAAGGTCTGGGCGATCTGGTGACTAACATCGTCACCGCGTGGTACACAGGTTCGGTCGGACATGGTACCGATTCCATCTTAATCTCTTATAAAGACGCGCTGATGTACCGCCCGGTGAGTGATGGCCTGATTGTGCCAACTTACTGCGGCAACGGTCCGCTGTGGTTCACCGCCGCGCCGCCAGCCGCCGCCATGCCCGAGGCGATGAGTGCCGACCGTTTCGGCCCGGCTACAGATACCAACCAAGTGAGTAAATCCTGA